In one Lolium rigidum isolate FL_2022 chromosome 3, APGP_CSIRO_Lrig_0.1, whole genome shotgun sequence genomic region, the following are encoded:
- the LOC124700843 gene encoding 40S ribosomal protein S15-like, with amino-acid sequence MADAEIDPELAAAGPKKRTFRKFSYRGVDLDALLDMSSEDLVQLFPARARRRFSRGLKRKPMALVKKLRKAKSNAPAGEKPEPVRTHLRNMIIMPEMIGSLVGIYNGKMFNQVEIKPEMIGHYLAEFSLSYKPVKHGRPGIGATHSSRFIPLK; translated from the exons ATG GCGGATGCGGAAATCGACCCCGAGTTGGCGGCCGCTGGCCCCAAGAAGAGGACGTTCCGCAAGTTCAGCTACCGCGGCGTGGACCTCGACGCTCTCCTCGACATGTCCAGCGAGGACCTCGTCCAGCTCTTCCCTGCGCGCGCCCGCAGAAG GTTCTCGAGGGGTCTGAAGAGGAAGCCGATGGCTCTCGTCAAGAAGCTGCGCAAGGCG AAAAGCAATGCCCCTGCTGGTGAGAAGCCTGAGCCTGTGAGGACCCACCttcgcaacatgatcatcatgccAGAGATGATAGGAAGCCTTGTTGGGATTTACAATGGGAAGATGTTCAACCAGGTTGAGATCAAGCCTGAGATGATTGGCCACTACCTGGCTGAGTTCTCCCTCTCCTACAAGCCAGTCAAGCACGGGAGGCCcggtattggtgccacccactccTCAAGGTTCATTCCCCTCAAGTGA